Proteins from one Methanobrevibacter millerae genomic window:
- the mmp11 gene encoding methanogenesis marker protein 11, producing the protein MQILKPEELKEKFSDPWVAPYEKVLTMVDGDKVEIVEYHPCISGSHWLMHQYKNNSELIDDAYRDGNKHVYSCHIGSAPLDLQASFNAAGIDEIQVVGDEVKVTHAGLAGAGVGAGMCRGMGKGVKYIELIKSGGGSKEGRATVVTPKLEKVVIGVDDTDVKDAGATWTMAHNLGVELASEGYEYLDHIIVQLYPHNPHKTQNCVSIALTFAVESEKKEALINRVIEILKRDTLSDKTAIAVLEGLEIPEKLREYAMATKTGMMDVETAEATARELDIDLIAVTGEQGKVGALAALGLYNDVEEAVKAYGEK; encoded by the coding sequence ATGCAGATTCTTAAACCTGAAGAGTTAAAGGAAAAGTTTTCAGATCCGTGGGTTGCACCGTATGAAAAGGTATTGACAATGGTGGACGGCGACAAGGTCGAAATCGTCGAATATCACCCTTGCATTTCCGGATCACACTGGTTAATGCACCAATACAAGAACAATTCAGAATTGATTGATGACGCTTACCGTGACGGCAACAAGCATGTTTATTCATGCCACATCGGCTCTGCTCCTCTTGATTTGCAAGCAAGTTTCAATGCTGCCGGAATCGATGAAATTCAGGTTGTCGGCGATGAAGTCAAAGTTACCCATGCAGGCCTTGCAGGCGCCGGTGTCGGAGCAGGAATGTGCAGGGGAATGGGTAAAGGCGTGAAATACATTGAACTTATAAAGTCCGGCGGAGGCTCAAAGGAAGGAAGGGCAACCGTAGTAACGCCAAAACTTGAGAAAGTTGTCATTGGCGTTGATGATACAGACGTTAAGGACGCAGGTGCAACATGGACAATGGCCCATAATTTAGGTGTTGAACTGGCCAGTGAAGGCTATGAATACCTTGACCACATTATTGTCCAGTTATATCCACACAACCCACATAAAACCCAGAATTGTGTTTCCATCGCTTTAACATTCGCCGTTGAAAGCGAAAAGAAGGAAGCATTAATCAACAGAGTCATTGAAATTTTAAAAAGAGACACCTTATCCGATAAGACTGCAATAGCCGTTCTTGAAGGTCTTGAAATTCCTGAAAAATTGCGTGAATATGCAATGGCTACAAAAACAGGAATGATGGATGTTGAAACTGCAGAGGCAACTGCCCGTGAATTGGACATTGACCTGATTGCGGTTACAGGCGAGCAAGGTAAGGTCGGCGCTCTTGCAGCTTTAGGTCTTTACAATGATGTTGAAGAAGCTGTAAAAGCCTATGGCGAGAAATAA